TGCGCCAGGGCGTGTCCGAGGTGATCTACGGCGCCGGCAAGACGGCTGCCCAGATTGCGGGCATCATGCGCGAGCTCGTGCGCTCCGGGCAGGAGCGCGTGATCGTGACCCGCCTCGACCCGCAAAAGAGCGACGAGCTGCGCGCGCTCCTCATGGCGCAGAGCCTGCGGATGGTGACGGGCTACCGCTACCACGCCCTTGCGCGCATGGGCACGTGGGGCGAGCCCGCGGCTCCCGGCGGCCACGGCTACGTGCTGGTGGCGTGCGCCGGCACGAGCGACCTCTACTGCGCGGAGGAGGCGGCCCTCACGGCGACCATGCTGGGCAGCGAGGTGCGCCGCGCCTACGACGTGGGCGTCGCGGGTATCCACCGCCTGCTTGCCCAGGCGGACCTCATCCAACGGGCGTCCGTGATCGTGGCCGTCGCCGGCATGGAGGGCGCCCTTGCGAGCGTAATCGGTGGCCTCGCGGCGTGTCCGGTGATCGCGTGTCCCACGAGCGTGGGCTACGGCGCGTCGCTCGGCGGCGTCTCCGCCCTGCTCAGCATGCTGAACTCCTGCGCCAGCGGCGTCTCCGTCGTGAACATCGACAACGGCTTCGGGGCGGGCTACCAGGCCAGCCTCATCAACCACGTGGGGAGGTAGCGATGCCAGAGGCTCCCATCGCGCCGCGCGCCGCCAAGGCGCCGGCCGCGCAGACCCTGTACCTGGAGTGCGCAAGCGGCATAAGCGGCGACATGGTGGTCGCGGCCCTGCTAGATCTTGGCGCGGACGAGAAGGCCATGCGCTTCGCGCTCGCGAGCCTGCCCTTGGAGGGATACGACGTCCGCGTGACACGCAGGGTGGCGAACGGGATAGACTGCTGCGACTTCGACGTGGTGCTGGATGCGGCGCACGAGAACCACGACCACGACATGGCGTACCTGTACGGCAATCTGGACGGCTCGCACGAGCACGGCGCACGCGAGCATGAGCATGAACACCATGGGCACGACCACGCTCACGGGCATCACCACGAGCACGCACACGAGCACCGCACGCTTGCGGACGTGCTGCGCGTGGTGGACGCCGGCAGCCTGACACCGGGTGCCAAGGCCATCGCGCACCGCGTGTTCAAGATCCTGGCCGCGGCAGAGGCAAAGGCGCATGGCGTGCCGGCCGACCAGGTGCACTTTCACGAGGTCGGCGCCGTCGACTCCATCGTGGACGTCGTGGCCGCGTCCGTGTGCCTGGACTCGCTGGGCGTGACGGACGTCGTGGTGAGCCCGCTGGCAGAGGGCCATGGCCGCGTGCGCACCCAGCACGGCGTGCTGCCCGTGCCGGTGCCCGCCGTGGTCAACATCGCGGCAGCCCACGGCCTCGCGCTCGCGCCGCGCGACGTGGAGGGCGAGCTCGTGACGCCCACGGGCGCGGCCATCGCGGCGGCCGTCCGCACCGAGGACGCGCTTCCGCCGGCGTACGCGGTCAAGGCCGTGGGATACGGCTGCGGCAAGCGCGCGTACGAGCCGGTCAGCATGGTACGGGCGATGCTCCTGGAGGCGCGCGACGCCGCGCCCGCGGCTGGTGGCAGCGCGTCGGCGGGTACGGGCGTCCTCGTGAAGCTCGAGACCGAGGTGGACGACTGCACGGGCGAGGCGCTTGGCAACGCGCTTTCCAAGCTCTTCTCGGTCGGCGCACGCGAGGCCCACTACGTGCCCATATACATGAAGAAGAACCGCCCGGCATACCAGGTTGAGGTGCTGTGCACGCAAGACCGGGTCGCAGCGTGCGAGCGCGTCCTCTTCGAGGAGACCACCACCATCGGCGTACGCCGCCATCCCGTCGAGCGCACGGCGCTGCCCCGGGAACAGAAGGACGTGCGCACGCCGCTGGGGCCGGCCCAGGTCAAGGTGGTCACGCTGCCGTCCGGCGCCATGCGCGCCTACCCGGAGCACGATTCCGTCGTGGCGCTTGCGGCCGCTGCCGGCGTGCCGTACCAGGAAGCGTATCGTGCGGTGCTCGCGGCCGCGCAGGCGGGGGAGTAGCGATGGCGATCGACCTGCCAGAGGGGCTCGCGCTCGAGCGCGTGGACGGGGCGCTCACCCTGGTGGCGGAGGACGGCCTCTCCATGTGCGGCGACTTCACGCGCGAGCTCAGGCGCCTGCGTCCCGCAAACGTGTCGCGCGAGCTCCTGGTGCGCGCCGCACGCGTGCGCGGCTGCGAGCACCCGCGTGCCGTGGACGCGACGGCCGGCATGGGCGAGGACTCGCTGCTCCTGGCTGCGGCGGGCTTCGACGTGATGCTGTACGAGCATGACCCCGTGATCGCGGCGCTCCTTGCGGATGCGCTGGAACGTGCGGGCGCCGTGCCGGAGCTTGCGCCCGTGGTGGCGCGCATGAGGCTGGTGCGTGGCGACAGCGTGGAGGCGCTGCGCGCGCTGGCGGACGCAGACGCCAACGCGCGGCCGGACGTGGTGCTGCTTGACCCCATGTTCCCCGAGCGCCGCAAGAGCGCCTCGGTAAAGAAGAAGGCCCAGCTGCTGCAGAGGCTGGAGCGACCCGCTCAGGACGAGGCCGCCATGCTGGACGCGGCCATCAAGGCGCGCCCGCGCAAGGTGGTCGTGAAGCGTCCTCTGAAGGGGCCGTTCCTCGCGGGCGCAAAGCCCGCGTACCAGATTGCGGGAAAGGCCGTCCGCTACGACGTGCTGGTGCCTGCGCAGCTGTAGGAAGACCATGCAAGAGGCCCCCGTTCGGAAACTACTAGGGACTCCGCTACGAGCCCGGCCACCTCTTGGGGTGGTCGGGCTTTGGCGTAGGTTGCGAAGCCTAGGTGCTGGAGCGAATAACGTTGTAAAGAGAAGGCCACCCCACATACACGTGGGGTGGCCATAGACGCAAGGTGCTGTGAGGACGATGCCCGCGAATTTGGGCTGGAATTCCTACACGGCGTGTATGCGCTTCTCGTCGTAGCGCTCCGCGCAGTGGGGCGTGACCGTGCCGTCCGGGTGTCCCACCGCGACCATGCAGAACGGCGTGAGGTCCTGAGGCAGGTCGAGTGCGGCCGCCACCTTGTCCTCGCGCTCGCGCACGGGGTTGACGGCCATCCACACGGCGCCCAGGCCCAGGTCGACGGCCTCGAGCAGCAGGTTCTGTACCGCGGCGGCCATGTCGAGCGGCGCGCACTCCGGGAAGCGCACGTTCTGCCTGAAGCACGGCACGATCACGAGGGGCGCGTTCGCGGCGGGGGCGGCGTAGGGCGAGGCCTGCGCAAGGGCTGCGCGTGCGTCCTCGCTCGAGACGAGGTAGAACTCCCACGGCTGCTGGTTGCCTGCCGAGGGGGCGGCCATCGCGGCGTGGAGAAGGGCCTCAGCCTCGAACGATGTGACCTTCTCGCCCGTGAATCGCCTAACGCTTGCGCGCCGGTACATGGTGTCGAGGGCGTCCACGCTACTCGCCGTCCTCGTAGGGGTCTTCGTCGGGCACGTAGTCCGTGAGGCACGCGTCCAGCTTTGCGACGATGTCGTCCTTGTCCATGTGGCGGCCGATGATGCACAGCTTGTTCTCGCGGTCGCCCACCTCGGGGTCCCAGCTGTCCATGATCTCCGGGCTCTCCGCGATGATGCGCTTGAACTCGTCCTCCGGGGCCGTGGCGACCCAGAGGCCGTTCTCGTTCAGGCGCACCTGGTGGCCGGCCTGCTCGAACACGTAGCACATGTCCGGGTTCTGCTGCGCCCAGAACGTGCCCTTCGTGCGGATGATCTCGTCCGGGAAGTTCTGGAGCAGGTCGTTGAACTTGTCCACGTCAAAGGGCTTGCGTCGCGCGTACACAAAGGTCTCGATGTCGTACTCGAGCACCTCCGGGTCCTCGTGCTCCTCGGGGTGCTCCATCGCGTCGATCCACGCGGCGGAGTTGTAGGCCTTCTCGAAGCTGAAGCGGCCGGTGTTGAGGATCTGGTCCATGGGGACGTCGCCGTTTTCCGCCTCGACGATCACGGCGTCCTTCTGGAGGCTGCGGACGATGGCCTTCAGCTCGGCGATCTGGTCAGGGTTCACGAGGTCGGTCTTGTTGAGGACGAGCGTGGAGCAGAACTCGATCTGCTGGATGAGCAGCGACTCGATGTCGTCCTCGTCGATGTCGTCCTCGAGCAGGTCCTTGCCGCCGTTGAACTCGTCGTACATGCGCGCACAGTCCACGACGGCCACGATGTTGTCCAGGTCGAGCGGGGCGTTGCCCTCGTACTTGGACTGGTCGCAGAACGCGCTGATGGTGTAGGCGATGGGGATGGGCTCGCAGATGCCGGAGGCCTCGATGATGATGTAGTCGAAGTCGCCGGAGGCGGCGATGCCGCCCAGCTGCTTCGCCAGGTCGTCGGAGAGCGTGCAGCAGATGCAGCCGTTCGTGAGCGGGATGAGGCTGTCGGTCTGGTTGAGGCCCCCCTCCTTGATGAGGCTTGCGTCCACGTTGACCTCGCCGATGTCGTTTACGATCACGGCGGCGCGGATGCCCTGGTCGTTTGCCAGGATGTTGTTGAGGATGGTGGTCTTGCCGGCACCCAGGTAGCCGGTGAGCATCACGATCTTGACGGGTTTGGACTGGGGCATGTGCCCTCCTCGCTTGGGCCCGGCGACGCGGGCGGTTTGTTGTCGGTTGCAGTCTAGGGGTTCGTACCCAAAAAGGGCGGTCTCGCATGGTGCTTTCACGTTCAATACACGTAACCACCTGCGCCGCGCGCGTGGGCGCAGGCCTGTCTCGTATATAGTTTCCTCAACAACAGGGCGGTTTGGCCGGTCTTTTGGCGCCCGCCGTGACGCGTGGGAGGGGTTCCTTGGAGCAGTTCGAGTTCATATTGGTGGTGCTTGCGTGCGTGGGGCTGTCCTCGGTCCTGGACCACGTGGTCGAGAAGGTCTCGCTTCCCGTGCTGCAGGTGATACTGGGCCTGGCGGCATCCGTGCTGGTGCCCGGCGTGCGCGAGGCGCGGGTGGAGTCCGAGCTCTTTCTAGTGCTGTTCATAGCGCCGCTGCTGTTTAACGAGACCCGCGAGGTCGACCCGCGCCGCCTGTGGCGGAGCCGCGCCGACATACTCTCGCTCGCGGTGGGGCTCGTGGTGGCGAGCGTGCTTGCGGTGGGCTACGTGCTGCACTGGCTGGTGCCAAGCATACCCCTGGCTGCGGCGTTCGCCCTGGGCGGCGCCCTCGGCCCCACGGATGCC
This sequence is a window from Parafannyhessea umbonata. Protein-coding genes within it:
- the larB gene encoding nickel pincer cofactor biosynthesis protein LarB, which translates into the protein MEREELRSLLAAVAAGGVSVDDACARLGEAQLAGPGFSDLGYAKPDVGRGVRQGVSEVIYGAGKTAAQIAGIMRELVRSGQERVIVTRLDPQKSDELRALLMAQSLRMVTGYRYHALARMGTWGEPAAPGGHGYVLVACAGTSDLYCAEEAALTATMLGSEVRRAYDVGVAGIHRLLAQADLIQRASVIVAVAGMEGALASVIGGLAACPVIACPTSVGYGASLGGVSALLSMLNSCASGVSVVNIDNGFGAGYQASLINHVGR
- the larC gene encoding nickel pincer cofactor biosynthesis protein LarC — its product is MPEAPIAPRAAKAPAAQTLYLECASGISGDMVVAALLDLGADEKAMRFALASLPLEGYDVRVTRRVANGIDCCDFDVVLDAAHENHDHDMAYLYGNLDGSHEHGAREHEHEHHGHDHAHGHHHEHAHEHRTLADVLRVVDAGSLTPGAKAIAHRVFKILAAAEAKAHGVPADQVHFHEVGAVDSIVDVVAASVCLDSLGVTDVVVSPLAEGHGRVRTQHGVLPVPVPAVVNIAAAHGLALAPRDVEGELVTPTGAAIAAAVRTEDALPPAYAVKAVGYGCGKRAYEPVSMVRAMLLEARDAAPAAGGSASAGTGVLVKLETEVDDCTGEALGNALSKLFSVGAREAHYVPIYMKKNRPAYQVEVLCTQDRVAACERVLFEETTTIGVRRHPVERTALPREQKDVRTPLGPAQVKVVTLPSGAMRAYPEHDSVVALAAAAGVPYQEAYRAVLAAAQAGE
- a CDS encoding class I SAM-dependent methyltransferase, whose amino-acid sequence is MAIDLPEGLALERVDGALTLVAEDGLSMCGDFTRELRRLRPANVSRELLVRAARVRGCEHPRAVDATAGMGEDSLLLAAAGFDVMLYEHDPVIAALLADALERAGAVPELAPVVARMRLVRGDSVEALRALADADANARPDVVLLDPMFPERRKSASVKKKAQLLQRLERPAQDEAAMLDAAIKARPRKVVVKRPLKGPFLAGAKPAYQIAGKAVRYDVLVPAQL
- a CDS encoding nitroreductase family protein, giving the protein MDALDTMYRRASVRRFTGEKVTSFEAEALLHAAMAAPSAGNQQPWEFYLVSSEDARAALAQASPYAAPAANAPLVIVPCFRQNVRFPECAPLDMAAAVQNLLLEAVDLGLGAVWMAVNPVREREDKVAAALDLPQDLTPFCMVAVGHPDGTVTPHCAERYDEKRIHAV
- a CDS encoding CobW family GTP-binding protein, which produces MPQSKPVKIVMLTGYLGAGKTTILNNILANDQGIRAAVIVNDIGEVNVDASLIKEGGLNQTDSLIPLTNGCICCTLSDDLAKQLGGIAASGDFDYIIIEASGICEPIPIAYTISAFCDQSKYEGNAPLDLDNIVAVVDCARMYDEFNGGKDLLEDDIDEDDIESLLIQQIEFCSTLVLNKTDLVNPDQIAELKAIVRSLQKDAVIVEAENGDVPMDQILNTGRFSFEKAYNSAAWIDAMEHPEEHEDPEVLEYDIETFVYARRKPFDVDKFNDLLQNFPDEIIRTKGTFWAQQNPDMCYVFEQAGHQVRLNENGLWVATAPEDEFKRIIAESPEIMDSWDPEVGDRENKLCIIGRHMDKDDIVAKLDACLTDYVPDEDPYEDGE